One window of the Chitinophaga niabensis genome contains the following:
- a CDS encoding RagB/SusD family nutrient uptake outer membrane protein has product MKGMIHKIMLVALVAISMSSCSKFLEEKPAGFVSPEGFYKSENQCIAALNGCYINLTDVFNSDLIIALEATTDLAFLNSSQLDAKFEISPANPGMGDNVWTACYTGIMYCNAAINGIQHATIAEDKKPAFIAEAVTLRALYYYVLTSTFKDVPFYRDDVNSLNVLEKIAKTGRMSADDTRDSLIRELQEYVPHMPQMRTSAVPQNRVSAPMAYMLIGKLALWNKEYAVCAAAMQEIRKIYGQLTQYPLTDTYFRNKNTPESIFEVQYIWSAAGIKKTSQVACFFTPTKTAGTNVYDGVAIPELGAEGNPYNSVTPTEYFMDLYDLTDPRRETILAYTYNGAYFKRPMLNNGTGKAWFGPKFWCPGMNNVADGNNQKVFRYADALLMLAEAANETDDPALALQCINEVKARANAAFVLPAYPGKSEFMVELKKERGRELMGEYGRKWDLVRWGEFFQRVSETSALEYDIIKNNLRPYHEYYPIPDKEVVRSGGILTNPEYK; this is encoded by the coding sequence ATGAAAGGAATGATCCACAAAATCATGCTTGTTGCGCTGGTAGCTATTTCGATGAGCAGTTGCAGCAAATTCCTGGAAGAAAAACCTGCCGGCTTTGTAAGCCCGGAAGGATTCTATAAGTCAGAGAACCAGTGCATCGCCGCCCTGAACGGATGTTACATTAACCTTACGGATGTGTTCAATTCTGATCTGATCATTGCGCTGGAAGCTACAACAGACCTTGCTTTTCTGAACTCTTCCCAACTGGATGCCAAGTTTGAGATTTCACCGGCTAACCCTGGTATGGGAGATAATGTCTGGACGGCCTGTTATACCGGTATCATGTATTGCAATGCTGCTATCAATGGTATTCAGCATGCCACTATTGCGGAAGATAAGAAACCTGCTTTCATTGCAGAAGCTGTTACACTGCGTGCCTTGTACTATTACGTGCTCACCAGTACCTTTAAAGATGTGCCTTTTTACAGGGATGATGTGAACAGTCTTAATGTACTGGAAAAGATCGCCAAAACAGGCAGGATGAGTGCGGATGATACCCGTGATTCCCTGATTAGGGAACTGCAGGAATACGTGCCGCACATGCCACAGATGCGTACCTCCGCCGTACCGCAGAACAGGGTGTCTGCGCCGATGGCTTATATGCTCATAGGCAAGCTGGCGCTGTGGAATAAGGAGTATGCTGTCTGCGCTGCTGCTATGCAGGAGATAAGGAAGATCTACGGCCAGCTTACACAATATCCGCTTACAGATACTTACTTCAGGAATAAGAACACGCCTGAGTCTATCTTTGAAGTGCAATACATCTGGTCTGCTGCCGGTATAAAGAAAACCTCACAGGTGGCCTGTTTCTTTACACCTACCAAAACTGCCGGAACCAATGTGTATGATGGTGTAGCGATCCCGGAACTTGGAGCAGAAGGCAATCCCTACAACTCCGTTACACCTACTGAATATTTCATGGACCTGTATGATCTCACAGATCCCCGCCGCGAGACCATCCTGGCTTATACGTATAATGGTGCTTATTTCAAGCGGCCCATGCTGAATAATGGTACAGGTAAAGCCTGGTTCGGCCCCAAGTTCTGGTGCCCCGGTATGAATAACGTTGCCGACGGAAATAACCAGAAAGTGTTCCGTTATGCAGATGCACTACTGATGCTGGCAGAAGCTGCCAATGAAACAGATGATCCCGCACTGGCATTGCAATGTATCAACGAAGTGAAAGCAAGGGCAAATGCTGCTTTTGTACTGCCTGCATATCCGGGGAAGAGTGAGTTTATGGTTGAACTGAAGAAAGAACGCGGCCGTGAATTAATGGGAGAATACGGCAGGAAATGGGACCTCGTACGCTGGGGTGAATTCTTTCAGCGGGTGAGTGAAACTTCCGCATTGGAATACGATATCATCAAAAATAACCTGCGTCCTTACCATGAATATTATCCTATACCGGATAAAGAAGTGGTGCGGTCCGGCGGTATCTTAACTAATCCTGAGTATAAATAG
- a CDS encoding endonuclease/exonuclease/phosphatase family protein produces MKYILCIAMAIISITAVKAQPLKVLSYNILEGMKTDTSKGKQLFVEWVKDKNPDVLALQECNGFTQLTLEALAATYGHNYAVIVKENGYPTGVTSRYPIVNIRKVNENMTHGFITASINGYNFCILHLNPHKHLKRRSEIAQVLETLRLQHGDKNWLMMGDFNSLSPLDSHRVAQTNFVERQREVSLKNPNISNLANGQVDYQVQQSILQAGYVDAGLTYDKTVQKETGKSGILSNTRIDYIYLSKDLAKKLQYCKFIYDDFTAKYSDHKPIIMELKK; encoded by the coding sequence ATGAAATATATTCTTTGTATCGCGATGGCCATCATATCCATCACAGCAGTTAAAGCACAGCCATTAAAAGTACTAAGCTATAATATCCTGGAAGGGATGAAAACTGATACCTCTAAAGGCAAACAACTGTTTGTGGAGTGGGTAAAAGACAAGAACCCGGATGTACTGGCTCTGCAGGAATGTAATGGGTTTACACAGCTGACACTGGAGGCACTGGCTGCAACTTATGGCCATAATTATGCCGTGATCGTTAAAGAAAACGGATATCCCACAGGTGTAACCTCCCGTTACCCGATCGTGAACATCCGTAAAGTGAATGAGAACATGACGCATGGTTTTATCACAGCCAGCATTAACGGTTATAACTTCTGCATCCTGCACCTGAACCCGCATAAACACCTGAAAAGAAGAAGTGAAATAGCACAGGTGCTGGAAACACTGCGGTTACAGCATGGGGATAAGAACTGGCTGATGATGGGAGATTTCAATTCCCTGTCTCCTTTAGACAGTCATCGTGTGGCTCAAACCAATTTTGTAGAACGTCAGCGGGAAGTATCCCTGAAAAACCCCAACATCAGCAATCTTGCAAACGGGCAGGTGGATTACCAGGTACAGCAAAGCATCTTGCAGGCCGGATATGTGGACGCTGGTTTAACATACGATAAAACCGTGCAGAAAGAGACCGGTAAAAGCGGCATCCTTTCCAATACCCGCATAGACTATATCTACCTGAGTAAAGACCTTGCAAAGAAACTGCAATACTGCAAATTCATTTACGACGACTTTACGGCAAAGTATTCCGATCACAAGCCCATCATTATGGAGCTCAAAAAATAA
- a CDS encoding BACON domain-containing protein: MQRYILFLLILITACRKEEERRFSTELAVDSRIVRLNAAPDTTRIIVYADGDWKMETAEEADWITVQTASGSGKGDALVAVTDNADKLPRMMKLIVRSKGKTDTIQLQQRGLVPAIVINDTTAQSIVNGGILKTPITTNVPLAKMEVSYQYDATGQVNWISQLQITDGYLYFKVDTNKTTAERTAFLRLSYLDALGTTVKDSIRVKQYLGISYKDAVAKDFAYIKQTLAAGLVEENIYVEGIVVSDKGHPNIAKNQNSATNKHNLDKTENAISVYVQSPDGKSGLYFKTKTPGENIFNFNDRVKIWLKGTTLTKLSNPGRTVISGVTVTNIMQKDGQSTALLPREKYMNELTDEDLYTYVKLKDVELSIPFGAFTNINEGYTARMDCYPASIRDIRGNSMYMLTNLDVPYRRDGNAVPQGSGSITGIIVSETYERYGGNIGKYAIRHLKRSDIDLKADRNNGFSKVLVEWSRFKNEYAATPTLTANPLTPDTGDGKITQSARPAMDFTANGLYTTTDYNGLIQETATVKGAVTNGGWGSKNWWNTTTNKGEYWEIAVSTADISQPISLQIDGNVDIGGPRNFVVEWSDKNDATAVWSQVSTFTFEDVANFSNTLLTQVAGYKVLNFQFPQAASGLANLYIRLRVADKNAGTTTSPTGGTLTAATACRLVHVSIKYNK; the protein is encoded by the coding sequence ATGCAACGCTATATATTATTTCTGCTTATACTTATCACCGCATGCAGAAAAGAGGAAGAACGCAGGTTCTCCACGGAACTGGCCGTTGATTCAAGGATCGTAAGGTTGAACGCTGCGCCTGATACCACACGCATTATTGTATATGCGGATGGCGACTGGAAAATGGAAACGGCAGAAGAAGCAGACTGGATCACAGTGCAAACTGCCTCCGGCAGCGGCAAAGGAGACGCGCTGGTTGCTGTAACAGACAACGCGGATAAACTACCCCGTATGATGAAACTGATCGTACGGAGCAAAGGAAAAACAGATACTATCCAGTTGCAGCAAAGAGGCCTGGTGCCGGCTATTGTGATCAATGATACCACTGCGCAAAGCATAGTTAATGGTGGTATCCTCAAAACTCCCATCACCACCAATGTTCCGCTGGCTAAAATGGAAGTGAGCTATCAGTACGATGCAACCGGCCAGGTGAACTGGATCTCCCAATTGCAGATCACAGATGGGTATTTATACTTTAAGGTGGACACCAACAAAACAACTGCAGAGCGAACTGCTTTCCTCAGGCTTAGTTACCTGGATGCGCTCGGTACTACCGTAAAGGATTCCATTCGGGTGAAACAATACTTAGGCATCAGCTACAAGGATGCAGTGGCTAAAGATTTCGCTTATATAAAGCAAACACTGGCAGCAGGCCTTGTAGAAGAGAATATATATGTGGAAGGAATAGTGGTTAGTGACAAAGGGCATCCCAATATCGCTAAGAACCAGAACAGCGCGACCAACAAACACAACCTGGATAAAACAGAAAATGCGATCTCTGTATACGTGCAAAGCCCGGATGGTAAAAGCGGTTTGTATTTCAAAACCAAAACGCCCGGAGAGAACATCTTTAATTTTAATGATCGTGTGAAGATCTGGCTGAAAGGCACCACGCTCACTAAACTCAGCAATCCTGGCAGAACAGTGATCTCTGGTGTAACAGTAACCAATATCATGCAGAAAGATGGGCAATCGACAGCCTTGCTGCCCCGTGAAAAATACATGAATGAACTGACTGACGAAGACCTGTATACCTATGTTAAGTTAAAGGATGTGGAGCTTTCTATTCCTTTCGGTGCATTCACCAACATTAATGAAGGTTATACCGCCAGGATGGATTGTTATCCCGCCAGTATCCGGGATATCCGTGGTAACAGCATGTACATGCTCACCAACCTGGATGTACCTTACCGCAGGGATGGCAATGCGGTACCGCAGGGGAGTGGCAGCATCACCGGTATTATTGTATCTGAAACCTACGAACGGTATGGCGGCAACATCGGGAAGTATGCGATCCGCCACCTGAAACGCAGCGATATTGATCTGAAGGCAGACAGGAACAATGGTTTCTCGAAAGTACTGGTAGAATGGAGCCGTTTCAAAAATGAATATGCAGCTACACCCACACTGACTGCGAATCCCTTAACACCTGATACCGGAGACGGAAAGATCACGCAAAGCGCCAGGCCCGCAATGGACTTTACAGCCAATGGTCTCTATACTACCACCGACTATAATGGCCTTATACAGGAAACCGCCACTGTGAAAGGAGCTGTTACCAATGGTGGCTGGGGCAGCAAGAACTGGTGGAATACCACCACTAACAAAGGCGAATATTGGGAGATTGCCGTGTCTACCGCAGACATAAGCCAGCCGATCTCTTTGCAGATAGATGGTAATGTGGATATTGGCGGGCCACGGAACTTTGTGGTGGAATGGTCGGACAAAAATGATGCAACCGCGGTATGGAGCCAGGTGAGCACCTTCACATTTGAAGACGTAGCGAACTTTTCCAATACCCTCTTAACACAGGTGGCCGGGTATAAAGTCCTCAACTTCCAGTTCCCGCAGGCTGCGAGCGGATTGGCTAATCTGTATATCCGTTTAAGGGTAGCAGATAAGAACGCAGGTACCACTACCAGCCCTACAGGAGGAACATTAACTGCGGCTACAGCCTGCAGACTGGTGCATGTTTCCATTAAATATAATAAATAG
- a CDS encoding YciI family protein, with product MKEFVFIFRNTVDPQQKPSPEQLQAKMNWLGSIAAQNKLADKGNTLSLSLAKTVQPDIVSDGPYTEIKEFILGYMIVKTDTIEDAVELAKSNPIIKAGGVVEIRAVL from the coding sequence ATGAAAGAGTTCGTATTCATCTTCAGGAACACAGTTGATCCTCAGCAGAAACCATCACCTGAACAATTGCAGGCAAAGATGAACTGGCTGGGAAGTATTGCCGCTCAGAATAAACTGGCAGATAAAGGGAATACCTTATCCCTTTCCCTTGCTAAAACAGTACAGCCGGATATTGTAAGCGATGGCCCTTATACAGAGATCAAGGAATTTATCCTGGGATACATGATCGTAAAAACGGACACTATAGAAGATGCTGTGGAACTGGCTAAAAGTAATCCCATTATCAAAGCGGGTGGTGTTGTGGAAATAAGAGCCGTATTATAG
- a CDS encoding CHRD domain-containing protein has protein sequence MRNNHILAITAVSLLTSISCNKDNGNNPDIMFTIPLNTRLENPMPAGRTETGLLTMQLYSNNVLRYSFRVENLASGDQLTMAHFHVGDPVTNGPIIQNFPSFSGTTASGEITLRQSLADSLKDSKNDIYFNVHSTQVPSGLVRGTVNSDIIAAADVAMTGLNEVPPVVTTATGTALIRLTVDRKLYSKVTVANLPGGETLTMAHIHRGAAGVNGAVLVGLCATAADFGISKMTQVDEAVANAIKTEALYTNVHTTAHPDGVIRGQIR, from the coding sequence ATGAGAAACAACCATATCCTCGCAATAACAGCTGTGAGCCTGTTAACTTCAATATCCTGCAACAAGGATAACGGCAACAATCCGGACATTATGTTCACCATTCCCCTCAACACCAGGCTGGAGAACCCCATGCCCGCCGGACGAACTGAAACAGGACTGTTAACCATGCAGTTATACAGCAATAATGTGCTCAGGTATTCCTTCCGGGTAGAAAACCTGGCTTCCGGAGACCAACTCACCATGGCACACTTCCATGTAGGCGACCCCGTTACCAACGGGCCCATTATCCAGAACTTCCCTTCTTTCAGCGGCACTACAGCCTCAGGAGAGATCACTTTACGTCAATCCCTGGCAGACAGTCTGAAAGACAGCAAAAATGATATTTACTTCAACGTACACTCCACCCAGGTTCCAAGCGGCCTGGTAAGGGGAACGGTGAACAGCGACATTATAGCGGCTGCAGATGTAGCTATGACCGGGCTGAATGAAGTACCACCTGTTGTGACCACGGCTACCGGCACTGCTTTAATACGCCTTACCGTAGACCGCAAACTTTATTCAAAAGTGACCGTTGCCAACCTGCCAGGTGGTGAAACATTAACAATGGCACATATACACAGAGGTGCAGCCGGCGTAAATGGTGCTGTGCTGGTGGGATTGTGTGCTACCGCAGCCGATTTCGGCATCTCAAAAATGACACAGGTGGATGAAGCTGTTGCTAATGCTATAAAAACAGAGGCGTTATACACCAATGTACATACGACCGCCCATCCTGATGGCGTGATAAGAGGCCAGATCAGGTAA